A region of Malaciobacter marinus DNA encodes the following proteins:
- a CDS encoding molybdopterin-dependent oxidoreductase — protein MNNSRRDFLKVGAATSAAVVGSGTVTGAFANEFAKRTTKIPSASHFGAFYAHVRDNKIVDITSQLDSDANPTVMVKALADRNSSNSRVKYPVVRKSYLEGKGRGDLRGKEEFVRVSWDTAIDLVAKAIKKAQDKGGNEALYNASYGGWAHPGAFKPNALAGRFFNQIGGAVRTSGEYSNGAAGQVNPSVVGDMEVYSIQTAHEQIIENTEVMVLWGADLYKTNRAGYSVHNHRCFDAYEEYKKAGIKVISIDPIYTTSAQEFKADWIKIRPGSDVALMLGMMNYLYKTGKYDKKFIEKYTYGFDKFLPYLLGKEDGIEKTPQWAEKLTEIPAKTIEKLADIMVSKRTFIAGNWAMQRAHHGEQVDWSIITLASMIGQVGLPGGGFGFSMHYEGGGDANSGKNTIGGMSQGGGDKVRIAIPASRMSDLINKPGENVTYKGKVIKYPKVEFMLSAGGSPIGHQPNVNELIEAMRKLDTVVVVEPWWTPTAKMADIVLPATTTMERDDVAGAMSYSADRIYAMKKIVDPRYESKDDYEIFTMLADKFGKARRYSRGRTVKQWLERLYKRSTAKRDMGISFDKFWDMGVIKYDIPTSARKFVRHEAFRKDPVNNALKTETGKIQIFSEKFASYGYEDFKGHVMWFEPAEWLGNEELVKKYPLHLVSPHPTYRIHSQLDNTWVQNVHKVQGREPIRISPNDAKKFGVKDGEIVEVFNDRGSLLAGVVVTNTIRDGVVAIEEGAWYSPEDAQAGESIFGGNDQRKVRCNSGQVNVLTSSRPTSAMAQATTANTVLVSIKKAGTVSPNVAYNPPKIIGA, from the coding sequence ATGAACAATTCAAGAAGAGATTTTCTTAAAGTTGGTGCTGCTACATCTGCAGCTGTTGTAGGAAGTGGTACAGTAACAGGAGCATTTGCAAATGAGTTTGCAAAAAGAACTACAAAGATACCAAGTGCTTCACACTTTGGTGCTTTTTATGCACATGTAAGAGATAATAAAATTGTAGATATTACATCACAGTTAGATTCAGATGCTAACCCAACAGTTATGGTAAAAGCACTTGCAGATAGAAATAGTTCAAACTCAAGAGTTAAATATCCAGTAGTTAGAAAAAGTTACCTTGAAGGTAAAGGAAGAGGTGACTTAAGAGGAAAAGAGGAATTTGTTAGAGTTTCTTGGGATACAGCAATTGATTTAGTTGCAAAAGCAATTAAAAAAGCACAAGATAAAGGTGGAAACGAAGCACTTTATAATGCATCTTATGGTGGTTGGGCTCATCCTGGTGCATTTAAACCAAATGCATTAGCAGGAAGATTTTTTAATCAAATTGGTGGAGCTGTTAGAACATCAGGTGAGTATTCAAATGGCGCAGCAGGTCAAGTAAATCCATCAGTTGTTGGAGATATGGAAGTTTATTCTATTCAAACAGCACATGAACAAATTATTGAAAATACAGAAGTGATGGTTTTATGGGGAGCTGATTTATATAAAACAAATAGAGCAGGTTACTCTGTACATAATCACAGATGTTTTGATGCTTATGAAGAGTATAAAAAAGCAGGTATTAAAGTAATCTCAATCGACCCAATCTATACAACATCAGCACAAGAGTTCAAAGCTGATTGGATTAAAATTAGACCAGGTAGTGATGTTGCTTTAATGTTAGGAATGATGAACTACTTATATAAAACTGGTAAATATGACAAAAAATTTATTGAGAAATATACTTATGGTTTCGATAAATTTTTACCATATCTTTTAGGAAAAGAAGATGGTATTGAAAAAACACCACAGTGGGCAGAAAAATTAACAGAAATTCCAGCTAAGACAATTGAAAAATTAGCAGATATTATGGTTTCAAAAAGAACATTTATTGCTGGAAATTGGGCTATGCAAAGAGCACATCATGGAGAACAAGTAGATTGGTCAATTATTACTTTAGCTTCTATGATTGGACAAGTTGGACTTCCAGGTGGTGGTTTTGGATTTTCTATGCACTATGAAGGTGGAGGAGATGCAAACTCTGGTAAAAATACAATTGGTGGTATGAGTCAAGGTGGTGGAGATAAAGTAAGAATTGCTATTCCAGCATCAAGAATGAGTGATTTAATTAACAAACCAGGTGAGAATGTAACTTACAAAGGTAAAGTGATTAAATATCCAAAAGTAGAATTTATGTTAAGTGCAGGTGGTTCTCCAATTGGACACCAACCTAATGTAAATGAACTAATTGAAGCAATGAGAAAACTAGATACTGTAGTAGTTGTTGAACCTTGGTGGACACCAACTGCAAAAATGGCAGATATTGTTTTACCTGCAACTACAACTATGGAAAGAGATGATGTGGCAGGAGCTATGTCTTACTCAGCAGATAGAATCTATGCAATGAAAAAGATTGTAGATCCAAGATATGAGTCAAAAGATGATTATGAAATCTTTACAATGCTTGCAGATAAATTTGGAAAAGCAAGAAGATATTCAAGAGGAAGAACTGTAAAACAATGGTTAGAGAGACTTTATAAAAGATCTACTGCAAAAAGAGATATGGGAATTTCATTTGACAAATTCTGGGATATGGGAGTTATCAAATATGATATTCCTACAAGTGCAAGAAAATTTGTTAGACATGAGGCTTTTAGAAAAGACCCTGTAAACAATGCACTTAAAACAGAAACTGGAAAAATTCAAATTTTTTCTGAGAAGTTTGCATCTTATGGATATGAAGACTTTAAAGGTCATGTTATGTGGTTTGAACCAGCAGAGTGGTTAGGAAATGAAGAGTTAGTGAAAAAATATCCATTACACCTAGTTTCTCCTCATCCAACATATAGAATTCACTCACAATTAGATAATACTTGGGTGCAAAATGTACATAAAGTACAAGGACGAGAGCCTATTAGAATATCTCCTAATGATGCGAAAAAATTTGGAGTAAAAGATGGTGAGATTGTAGAAGTTTTCAATGATAGAGGAAGTTTACTTGCAGGTGTTGTTGTGACAAATACAATTAGAGATGGTGTTGTAGCTATTGAAGAGGGTGCATGGTATTCTCCTGAAGATGCCCAAGCTGGTGAGTCTATATTTGGTGGAAATGATCAAAGAAAAGTAAGATGTAACTCTGGTCAAGTAAATGTTCTAACATCATCAAGACCAACATCAGCAATGGCACAAGCAACTACAGCAAATACTGTACTTGTAAGTATTAAAAAAGCTGGAACTGTAAGTCCAAATGTAGCTTACAATCCACCAAAAATTATAGGAGCATAA
- a CDS encoding iron-containing alcohol dehydrogenase, with the protein MTYTYHNPTLIEFGKEKIKSIFNYIPKDAKVLFVYGGGSIKKNGVYEQVVKALEKYESFEFSGVEPNPTVETMNKAVKIVKEKNINFILAVGGGSVIDGCKYLAAASLYEGDAWDFLDGTTQPTEALPLGVVLTLPATGSESNCGSVVSRKTTNEKRFFFSPKVFPMFAVLDPSVMITLDDRQLSNGLIDAFVHTCEQYLTYPNDSLLHDGYSETILKGLITLANNWNKRDTYHWQENLMLLANQALNGFIGSGVPQDWATHMIGHELTAFYGLDHARSLAVVQPQLLRVMFEDKKEKLLQMGQNVFNIDDAQKTIEKIEELYHSLEVSTNLNDYEIDDKVVSNITNALEKHEMTAIGEKQNITLDKIEQILTLTMK; encoded by the coding sequence ATGACATATACATATCATAACCCAACATTAATAGAGTTTGGAAAAGAAAAAATCAAATCAATTTTTAATTATATTCCTAAAGATGCAAAAGTTTTATTTGTTTATGGTGGAGGATCTATTAAGAAAAATGGTGTTTATGAACAAGTTGTAAAAGCTTTGGAAAAATATGAATCTTTTGAATTTAGTGGAGTTGAACCAAATCCTACGGTTGAGACTATGAATAAAGCAGTAAAAATAGTAAAAGAAAAAAATATCAATTTTATATTAGCTGTTGGAGGAGGCTCTGTTATTGATGGATGTAAATATTTAGCAGCAGCTTCATTATATGAGGGTGATGCTTGGGACTTTTTAGATGGAACTACACAACCTACAGAAGCTTTACCTTTAGGTGTGGTTTTAACTTTGCCTGCAACTGGAAGTGAATCTAACTGTGGTTCAGTAGTTTCAAGAAAAACAACAAATGAAAAAAGATTTTTCTTTTCACCTAAAGTTTTTCCTATGTTTGCAGTTTTAGACCCAAGTGTTATGATAACACTTGATGATAGACAATTATCAAATGGATTAATAGATGCTTTTGTTCATACATGTGAACAGTATCTTACATATCCAAATGACTCTTTACTTCATGATGGATATAGTGAAACTATTTTAAAAGGTTTAATTACTCTTGCAAATAATTGGAATAAAAGAGATACTTACCATTGGCAAGAGAATCTAATGCTTTTAGCAAATCAAGCTTTAAATGGATTTATTGGTTCAGGAGTACCACAAGATTGGGCAACTCATATGATAGGACATGAACTAACAGCATTTTATGGTCTTGACCATGCAAGAAGTTTAGCAGTAGTTCAACCTCAACTTTTAAGAGTAATGTTTGAAGATAAAAAAGAGAAACTTTTACAAATGGGACAAAATGTTTTTAATATAGATGATGCACAAAAGACAATAGAAAAAATAGAAGAGTTATATCACTCTTTAGAAGTTTCAACAAATCTAAATGATTATGAAATAGATGATAAAGTTGTATCAAATATTACAAATGCTTTAGAAAAACATGAAATGACAGCAATTGGTGAAAAACAAAATATCACACTTGATAAGATAGAACAAATACTTACACTAACTATGAAATAA
- a CDS encoding ABC transporter substrate-binding protein, protein MFRLLFLILILFNNLFATSIIVPAFEFREDDSKNRVAKNLHPKSHINIFLPSIPYSYIAKSTNAGLIRSYDNKKGWVYDLAKSHKRVDDYTYIFTLRDNLKFQNGKNFTMDDVLYNLEFFKKNPFLYTNIDKVDFDIIKLDERRFKIVLKQKYEMFLTDLARVYFYTKEYIQKFKPVGKETGTANKIAGAFGMGPYILKEGFAIGDEQTEKLELVANPYYWNKDFPKVKRITVYTQLDINDAVDMITKKEGKLDLMPIPFNKKLEVLLSKYSKLIISKSTDNFVIFFNLINGNKKLKNKKVRQALNQALNQENLLNFVYKKEGKVSDFTASINYDIVNKISNKYKLNDLKLKKEELHKLLDGLELKVFTQDRFMFLFKGIEFQLKKYGVKLIYDITTSEKDIYKQLLNTNTNKNTKPWDLLIWGDDDWYYQNPWTVFFIYETNGAWSTINKDEKMQEYIKEFFITKKGTLEYEQIVRKILFRARDMAYTLRVPSLNKVFAVNKEVIFKPYEGGIIPLWEIEITKEHWSIRADKEYKSHLKKAIKPKRVNNEINK, encoded by the coding sequence TTGTTTAGATTACTGTTTTTAATCTTAATACTTTTTAATAATTTATTTGCAACTTCTATTATAGTACCTGCATTTGAATTTCGTGAAGATGATTCTAAAAATAGAGTAGCAAAGAATCTTCACCCTAAATCTCATATAAATATTTTTCTTCCTTCAATTCCTTATTCTTATATTGCAAAATCAACAAATGCAGGACTTATTCGCTCATATGACAATAAAAAAGGTTGGGTTTATGACCTTGCAAAATCTCATAAAAGAGTGGATGATTATACATATATATTTACTTTAAGAGATAATCTAAAATTTCAAAATGGAAAGAATTTTACGATGGATGATGTTTTATATAATTTAGAATTTTTTAAGAAAAATCCATTTTTATATACAAATATTGACAAAGTTGATTTTGATATTATAAAGCTTGATGAAAGAAGATTCAAAATTGTTTTAAAACAAAAATATGAGATGTTCTTAACTGATTTAGCTAGGGTTTATTTTTATACAAAAGAGTATATACAAAAGTTCAAACCAGTAGGAAAAGAGACAGGAACTGCAAATAAGATTGCAGGTGCTTTTGGAATGGGACCTTATATTTTAAAAGAAGGTTTTGCAATAGGAGATGAACAAACAGAGAAGTTAGAGCTTGTGGCAAATCCATACTATTGGAATAAAGATTTTCCTAAGGTTAAAAGAATTACTGTATATACTCAACTTGATATTAATGATGCAGTTGATATGATTACAAAAAAAGAAGGCAAGCTTGATTTGATGCCTATTCCTTTTAATAAAAAACTTGAAGTTTTACTCTCAAAATACTCTAAATTAATTATTTCAAAATCAACTGATAATTTTGTTATTTTTTTTAATTTGATAAATGGTAATAAAAAACTAAAAAATAAAAAAGTTAGACAAGCTTTAAATCAAGCTCTAAATCAAGAAAACCTATTAAATTTTGTTTATAAAAAAGAGGGAAAAGTATCTGATTTTACAGCTTCTATTAATTATGATATTGTAAATAAAATTTCAAATAAATATAAATTAAATGATTTGAAGTTAAAAAAAGAAGAACTTCATAAACTTTTAGATGGATTAGAGTTAAAAGTCTTTACACAAGATAGATTTATGTTTTTATTTAAAGGAATAGAATTTCAATTAAAAAAGTATGGAGTTAAACTAATTTATGATATCACGACAAGTGAAAAAGATATATATAAACAACTTTTAAATACTAATACAAATAAAAATACAAAACCATGGGATTTATTAATTTGGGGTGATGATGACTGGTATTATCAAAATCCTTGGACAGTATTTTTTATTTATGAAACAAATGGTGCTTGGTCTACAATAAATAAAGATGAAAAAATGCAAGAGTATATAAAAGAGTTTTTTATTACAAAAAAAGGTACTTTAGAATATGAGCAAATAGTAAGAAAAATACTTTTTCGAGCAAGAGATATGGCATATACTTTAAGAGTACCATCATTAAATAAAGTTTTTGCAGTAAATAAAGAGGTTATTTTTAAACCATATGAAGGTGGAATTATTCCTTTATGGGAGATTGAAATAACAAAAGAGCATTGGTCTATAAGAGCTGATAAAGAGTATAAAAGTCATCTAAAAAAAGCCATAAAACCAAAAAGAGTAAATAATGAGATTAATAAATAG
- a CDS encoding FeoA family protein gives MNKKMIMLDTLSKGQKAKIKKIRTDGKLLRRLLDMGFVMNSEIEVIREAPLFDPMELKIQNYYISIRKSEASLIEVKI, from the coding sequence TTGAATAAAAAAATGATTATGCTTGATACTTTATCAAAAGGTCAAAAAGCAAAAATAAAAAAAATAAGAACAGATGGAAAACTTTTAAGAAGATTATTAGACATGGGCTTTGTTATGAATAGTGAGATTGAAGTTATTAGAGAAGCGCCTTTATTTGATCCAATGGAATTAAAAATACAAAATTATTACATAAGTATTAGAAAAAGTGAAGCTTCTTTAATTGAGGTTAAAATATGA
- a CDS encoding Opr family porin, producing MKSIKLSLITALATTVCNTASANSLQEALTSGKVSGEFAVTYETRDQNKEISNYYQDTAYSVGSFALKYETAKWNNLSLTAKFRAYKTLFEDDDKSITSTGKGDASERFYKTGSEKDIDAEELFLAYDLNNLHIKAGRQFISTEWINKTQDAISLYYDINNTSIEAIWSSRHGRVYARDYRPMTHINKENGGVYKLGVTQKLSDSFSIKAYGVTAPSLKDIYGGKINYKYSINNIKFGAMAHYADLDEDDTNLQDSNILELKTFATINGYTATLGYVQIDEDAAFNHIAGETIIPFEEGDQMFLKDAKTTYAMLSKSFGNLSLTALYGITDYEKDFDKDEFNLWATYQFNKNFKLNVGYALTNEDNKDANTTDLNQLNATLVYSF from the coding sequence ATGAAATCTATTAAGTTAAGTCTAATTACTGCTTTAGCAACAACTGTATGTAATACAGCTAGTGCCAATAGTTTACAAGAAGCATTAACAAGTGGAAAAGTAAGTGGAGAGTTTGCCGTAACATATGAAACAAGAGATCAAAATAAAGAAATCTCTAATTATTATCAAGACACTGCTTATAGTGTAGGTTCTTTTGCATTAAAATATGAAACAGCAAAATGGAATAATCTTAGTCTAACAGCTAAATTTAGAGCTTATAAAACTCTATTTGAAGATGATGATAAATCTATAACTAGTACAGGTAAAGGTGATGCTAGTGAAAGATTTTATAAAACTGGAAGCGAAAAAGACATTGATGCAGAAGAGTTATTTTTAGCATATGATTTAAATAACTTACATATTAAAGCAGGTAGACAATTTATCTCTACTGAATGGATTAATAAAACTCAAGATGCAATAAGCTTATATTATGATATCAATAATACAAGTATTGAAGCAATCTGGTCAAGTAGACATGGTAGGGTTTATGCAAGAGATTATAGACCTATGACTCATATCAACAAAGAAAATGGTGGTGTATATAAATTAGGTGTTACACAAAAATTAAGTGATTCATTTTCTATAAAAGCTTATGGAGTAACAGCACCATCATTAAAAGATATTTATGGTGGAAAAATCAACTATAAATATAGTATAAACAATATTAAGTTTGGCGCAATGGCACACTATGCAGACTTAGATGAAGATGATACTAATTTACAAGATAGTAATATTTTAGAATTAAAAACATTTGCTACAATTAATGGATACACAGCAACACTTGGATATGTACAAATTGATGAAGATGCTGCATTTAACCATATTGCAGGAGAGACTATCATTCCTTTTGAAGAAGGTGATCAAATGTTCTTAAAAGATGCAAAAACTACTTATGCAATGTTAAGTAAATCTTTTGGAAATTTAAGTTTAACAGCCTTGTATGGAATTACTGATTATGAAAAAGATTTTGATAAAGATGAGTTTAACTTATGGGCAACATATCAATTTAACAAAAACTTTAAACTAAATGTAGGATATGCACTAACTAATGAAGATAATAAAGATGCAAACACTACTGATTTAAATCAATTAAATGCAACTTTAGTTTACTCATTTTAA
- a CDS encoding Opr family porin encodes MKSIKLSLIASLALSACTFASANSLQEALTNGKVSGEVAVTYETRNVDEKVGNYYQDTAYSVGSFALKYETGVWNNLSLTTKFRAYKTLFEDNDSLETWKGSGDASERFYENGDEKDIDAEEFFVKYQYDNFTLKAGRQFIVSDWFAKTHDAVKLDAVFGDTAVEAIWSKKIGRVYARDYRPMENINDSKGAYKLGITHKFNDNIKATVYDVYLPDNHYKLGGRLNLDYDKFSIRADYVQQKMDDDLNKDDTDFFHLKASTKILGVNAAIGYAKVGDDKDPFIGYGAAGESLSPFEEGDAFYYRNAETYYASLSKSFGDLNATLIYGIFNDYKTDSQEEYDAEETTLWLGYKVSDNIKANVGYTYFNTDDVNGWVGSDMNQLNATLVYSF; translated from the coding sequence ATGAAAAGTATCAAATTAAGCTTAATTGCTTCATTAGCTTTAAGTGCATGTACATTCGCGAGTGCAAATAGTTTACAAGAAGCTTTAACAAATGGAAAAGTAAGTGGAGAAGTTGCAGTTACTTATGAAACAAGAAATGTTGATGAAAAAGTAGGAAACTATTATCAAGACACTGCTTATAGTGTTGGTTCATTTGCATTAAAGTATGAGACAGGCGTTTGGAATAATCTTAGTTTAACTACTAAATTTAGAGCATATAAAACTCTATTTGAAGATAATGATAGCCTTGAAACTTGGAAAGGTAGTGGTGATGCTAGTGAGAGATTTTATGAAAATGGTGATGAAAAAGACATTGACGCTGAAGAGTTCTTTGTAAAATACCAATATGATAATTTCACACTTAAAGCTGGTAGACAATTTATTGTTTCTGATTGGTTTGCAAAAACACATGATGCAGTTAAACTTGATGCAGTATTTGGTGATACAGCAGTTGAAGCAATCTGGTCTAAAAAAATTGGTAGAGTTTATGCAAGAGATTATAGACCTATGGAAAATATCAATGATAGTAAAGGTGCATATAAATTAGGTATTACTCATAAATTCAATGATAATATCAAAGCAACTGTTTATGATGTATATTTACCAGATAATCACTACAAATTAGGTGGAAGATTAAATCTTGATTATGATAAATTCTCTATTAGAGCAGATTATGTTCAACAAAAAATGGATGATGATTTAAATAAAGATGATACAGACTTTTTTCACTTAAAAGCTAGTACAAAAATCCTTGGAGTTAATGCAGCTATTGGTTATGCAAAAGTTGGAGATGACAAAGACCCATTTATTGGATATGGAGCAGCTGGAGAGTCTTTAAGTCCATTTGAAGAAGGTGATGCTTTTTATTATAGAAATGCAGAGACTTACTATGCAAGCTTAAGCAAATCATTTGGTGATTTAAATGCTACTTTAATTTATGGAATCTTTAACGACTATAAGACAGACTCACAAGAAGAGTATGATGCTGAAGAAACAACTTTATGGTTAGGATACAAAGTATCTGATAATATCAAAGCAAATGTTGGATACACATACTTTAATACAGATGATGTAAATGGTTGGGTTGGTTCTGATATGAATCAATTAAACGCTACATTAGTATATAGTTTCTAA
- a CDS encoding response regulator transcription factor, which produces MQKEFLEKLQGLTILYAEDEVGIRENIADSLSYYVKEVYEACNGAEAFEIFETKKPDIILSDIHMPVLNGIDFVKKVREVNRTIPIVMITAHTDKKYLLEAVELHMEKYIVKPIELEALFEILEKCVELLTINKKIFLKVDENYSYDYDRKELKYKDEAIILNKKEMNFFEVLISNQNRVVTYEELQEKVWGDDIMTDSALRSLVRNLRKKLPTDIIFNLSGVGYRLV; this is translated from the coding sequence ATGCAAAAAGAGTTTTTAGAAAAATTACAAGGTTTAACTATTCTTTATGCAGAAGATGAAGTAGGAATTAGAGAAAATATTGCTGATAGTTTGAGCTACTATGTAAAAGAAGTTTATGAAGCTTGTAATGGAGCAGAGGCTTTTGAAATTTTTGAAACTAAAAAGCCTGATATTATATTAAGTGATATTCATATGCCTGTTTTAAATGGAATAGATTTTGTTAAAAAAGTACGAGAAGTAAATAGAACTATTCCTATTGTTATGATTACAGCACATACAGATAAAAAGTATTTGCTTGAAGCAGTTGAATTACATATGGAAAAATATATTGTAAAACCAATAGAACTTGAGGCTTTATTTGAAATTTTAGAAAAATGTGTTGAACTTCTTACTATAAATAAAAAAATATTTTTAAAAGTTGATGAAAATTATAGCTATGATTATGATAGAAAAGAGTTAAAATATAAAGATGAAGCTATAATTTTAAATAAAAAAGAGATGAACTTTTTTGAAGTTCTTATCTCTAATCAAAATCGTGTTGTAACTTATGAAGAGTTGCAAGAAAAAGTTTGGGGTGATGATATTATGACTGATAGTGCGTTAAGATCTTTAGTTAGAAATTTAAGAAAAAAACTTCCAACCGATATTATTTTTAATCTATCAGGGGTAGGGTATCGACTTGTTTAG